A stretch of the Candidatus Nanopelagicales bacterium genome encodes the following:
- a CDS encoding DUF3052 domain-containing protein, producing MTEELVSGTVLAGITKGQTVQELGYDDDCDEDLRAAIESAIGSELLDGDTDEVVDVVLLWFREEDGDLIDALVDSITSLADQGVVWLLTPKSGRDGHVEPEDISDAAPTSGLQQTSSVNAAADWQGTRLVARRSGRGK from the coding sequence ATGACGGAGGAATTGGTGAGCGGGACAGTCCTGGCCGGAATTACGAAGGGCCAGACGGTGCAAGAACTCGGCTACGACGACGATTGCGACGAGGATCTGCGAGCGGCGATTGAGTCCGCGATCGGTTCTGAACTCCTCGACGGGGACACCGACGAGGTCGTCGACGTGGTGCTGCTCTGGTTCCGCGAGGAGGATGGCGATCTGATCGATGCGTTAGTGGACTCGATCACGTCACTGGCCGATCAAGGCGTGGTGTGGCTACTGACCCCCAAGTCCGGCCGGGATGGTCACGTTGAGCCCGAAGATATCTCCGATGCTGCCCCTACCTCTGGCCTGCAACAGACGAGTAGCGTGAATGCAGCGGCGGACTGGCAGGGCACTCGCCTCGTCGCGCGACGCTCAGGCAGAGGCAAATAA